A section of the Triticum dicoccoides isolate Atlit2015 ecotype Zavitan chromosome 7A, WEW_v2.0, whole genome shotgun sequence genome encodes:
- the LOC119328343 gene encoding GDSL esterase/lipase At1g28600-like, whose protein sequence is MAMIGGTARDYSGSSMFTGYGVHLDGSMDSQMEALRRLLPSICGTRQSCKEHLAKSLFVFQLGENDYNIQLVNGSTVHEARKSIPSIVNTITSGVEKLITLGAVDIVVSNVAPMGCYPLYLNFFESSDKDDYDEYGCLRNHNALFDRHNSFLKNGLKKLQKKHQHTRIMHADLASHVYQMVQDPKRFGFGIETILMGCCGKANAPNGFDLLAMCGMDGSSICRDPGSHLTWDGMHLSDAANKLITEGWLSGMYCNPSILQ, encoded by the exons ATGGCCATGATCGGCGGCACCGCGCGCGACTACAGCGGCAGCAGCATGTTCACCGGCTACGGCGTGCACCTCGACGGCTCCATGGACAGCCAGATGGAGGCCCTCCGCCGGCTGCTGCCTTCCATCTGCGGGACACGGCAGA GTTGCAAGGAGCATTTGGCCAAGTCCCTGTTTGTGTTTCAGTTGGGGGAGAACGACTACAACATCCAGCTGGTGAATGGGTCCACGGTGCACGAGGCAAGAAAGAGCATACCCAGCATAGTCAACACCATCACATCCGGCGTAGAG AAATTAATCACTCTCGGCGCGGTTGACATCGTGGTGTCAAACGTTGCTCCCATGGGGTGCTACCCGCTATACCTAAACTTCTTTGAGAGCTCCGACAAGGATGACTACGACGAGTACGGGTGCCTGAGAAACCACAACGCCTTGTTTGATAGGCACAACTCTTTCCTCAAGAACGGGCTCAAAAAGCTTCAAAAGAAGCATCAACACACAAGGATCATGCATGCTGACCTCGCGAGCCACGTCTACCAAATGGTGCAGGATCCCAAAAGGTTTG GCTTTGGTATTGAGACCATACTTATGGGATGTTGTGGAAAGGCCAATGCGCCAAACGGATTTGATCTGCTTGCAATGTGCGGGATGGATGGCTCGAGCATCTGCCGTGACCCGGGCAGCCACCTAACCTGGGACGGTATGCACCTTAGCGACGCTGCCAACAAACTGATCACCGAGGGCTGGCTAAGTGGCATGTACTGCAACCCATCGATTCTGCAGTGA